The proteins below come from a single Bactrocera dorsalis isolate Fly_Bdor chromosome 5, ASM2337382v1, whole genome shotgun sequence genomic window:
- the LOC105232785 gene encoding uncharacterized protein LOC105232785 isoform X1: MMYNQKWARTIELIVVVLLFTVFSSSNGKNLVIPQLGKSDIFNSEYERVQQKSMPMEFDVSEAERGKKINQRLQPRSVKYKYFALESGTDVSISSTIVPLQNSTELDTDEKTSGDTLSMVEALSETSSITPTTHRPVRLSVSSNISSQERERRLMMVLAARRNALPRVSVRTRLGTTGRSSLLETTSKAPSDVRSDCLKNCTKNFTRRTTASCMRKCSNLTRTMNGTVIIHESSLTGSATLTSDRDNNEILFTDESSHGLFIVAKGQNDTSNHIQDVMKNVKVRPKNKDLSSVTITSSSIEEDDIQPYLYFGEKLPPIKPDTLTITSVSEGLPRLLEISANKLGPTTPTSRVSSSTLTAVERSRSRYKYRDRGYNYSRRSPPHASAITSVETKSGLSFNNESIASFINENKEQNMDQRVVLQLTKLPSVTSTVVSSTPLLITVSDESNETSGPIQTTTEFTKNFVSDSPIILYPTTLRVHSTNATMKTFVRNTTVPNDSIIKITSSAFRKLSPVSPTVRPRTVDEEGIRNPDFLNQKVTQEINSHETVKPTTNNTNSRAIVKEDIEKLRALGPSLTQEIKNDENIVIFLNQSSRDRSNGEIEIIDKPGAILHPTLKSRHSYENPITETPSVPLESSSPNSNEDIEPSLVGVIETAPMKKQTQLEQTNINRGDIKYTFVANDREVSLDMRRVNIATMVLAGIGIIPLCALTLYLVRSYIFRRTVKIEEDFDVCIGDQQPISPVKKLDSKFQNKGEKENYEIDHHRSDLPKAINKVTSRKTNEDMRYDEQCSVTSEQEFDRSNIRLKSLLGEGNFGQVWKAEADNLSGHFGATRIVAVKTIRKFSPQSSLKEEADIMRKLGSHQNVVTLLGVCLEIEPHMLIMEYAMRGRLLSLLRAARSAVNILPASVPGGRSSTPLSPRTLGGFALDIACGMEYIAEKRIVHRDLAARNVLLDHNGVCKICDFGMSIDLEGECKQQEVDLKSANKIISSNTKRKLDFGSRFIINHWNNNFNTNQIPTKDAIEKRTHSHDHSHGHAHDSINRRPALPIRWMAPEALQYHIFTHETDVWAFGIVLWEISTLGSTPYANLTGREVIRRVPNGLRPELPKESRLEFYNLMTRCWHKDSHLRPSFSYARQEISRSLHKWDEDDSAESDYMDVSGFSEDLEHGMVYFNQRISEFECEI, encoded by the exons ATGATGTACAATCAAAAATGGGCACGTACAATTGAGCTGATAGTAGTAGTGCTTTTATTCACAGTTTTTAGCAGTAGCAATGGCAAAAACTTAGTTATCCCTCAGCTAGGTAAAAGCGATATATTTAATAGTGAATATGAACGCGTGCAACAAAAATCAATGCCAATGGAATTTGATGTTTCTGAAGCTGAACgcggtaaaaaaattaatcagcGGTTGCAACCCCGCagtgttaaatataaatattttgccttGGAAAGCGGGACAGATGTATCGATATCGTCAACAATAGTACCACTTCAAAATTCTACCGAACTGGATACCGACGAGAAAACTTCAGGAGATACGCTAAGTATGGTTGAAG CTCTCTCGGAAACGTCGAGTATCACTCCAACAACGCATCGACCAGTACGACTTTCTGTTTCGTCAAATATATCCTCACAGGAGAGGGAGCGGAGACTGATGATGGTTCTGGCTGCCCGTCGTAATGCATTACCTCGTGTGAGTGTCCGAACACGCCTTGGCACCACCGGACGATCCTCACTCTTAGAGACAACATCTAAAGCACCAAGTGATGTACGATCAGATTGTTTAAAAAACTGTACAAAGAACTTTACGCGTCGTACGACTGCTAGTTGTATGCGAAAGTGCTCTAATTTAACACGTACAATGAATGGTACGGTTATCATTCACGAATCATCTCTAACCGGTTCAGCTACGCTGACCTCCGATCGAGACAACAACGAGATACTCTTTACGGACGAATCTTCCCATGGACTATTTATTGTTGCAAAGGGACAAAATGATACATCAAATCATATACAAGATGTTATGAAAAATGTGAAAGTGCGGCCTAAAAATAAGGATTTATCATCAGTAACCATTACTTCCAGTTCCATTGAGGAAGATGATATCCAACCGTACTTGTACTTCGGTGAAAAACTTCCACCTATTAAGCCCGATACATTGACTATTACTTCCGTTAGCGAGGGACTTCCCAGGCTATTGGAGATTTCTGCAAATAAATTAGGTCCTACTACTCCTACCTCACGCGTCTCTTCATCAACTTTAACCGCTGTTGAGCGCAGCCGATCAAGATATAAATATAGAGATCGAGGATACAACTATTCTAGACGTTCGCCTCCGCATGCGAGTGCAATAACTTCCGTGGAAACTAAGAGTGGACTTTCTTTTAACAACGAAAGTATAGCATCTTTCatcaatgaaaataaagaaCAGAATATGGACCAAAGAGTTGTTTTACAATTAACAAAACTACCATCTGTTACATCTACAGTTGTTTCTTCTACACCATTATTAATAACGGTTTCCGACGAGAGTAATGAAACTTCTGGGCCTATTCAGACCACCACAGAATTCACTAAAAACTTTGTGTCTGATTCACCCATTATTTTGTACCCTACAACGCTTCGCGTTCATTCAACCAACGCTACAATGAAAACATTTGTCAGAAATACAACTGTACCAAATGACTCAATCATAAAAATCACCTCTTCTGCGTTCAGAAAATTATCACCAGTTTCACCTACTGTTCGACCAAGAACAGTTGATGAAGAGGGGATTAGAAACCCTGATTTTCTGAACCAAAAAGTAACACAAGAAATTAATAGTCACGAAACTGTAAAACCAActacaaataatacaaattcaAGGGCCATTGTTAAAGAGGACATTGAGAAACTTCGAGCTCTAGGCCCAAGTCTCactcaagaaataaaaaatgatgaaaacatAGTTATATTTCTTAACCAGTCTTCTCGAGATCGATCAAATGGGGAAATAGAAATCATCGACAAACCAGGTGCAATATTACACCCGACTTTGAAATCGAGACACTCCTATGAGAATCCAATCACTGAAACACCATCTGTGCCGTTAGAGTCATCTTCTCCCAATTCAAATGAAGATATTGAACCCTCTCTTGTAGGTGTTATAGAAACAGCCCCAATGAAAAAACAGACTCAGCTTGAGCAAACGAATATAAATAGAGGAGATATTAAGTATACTTTCGTCGCCAATGATAGAGAAGTATCTTTAGATATGCGGCGCGTTAATATTGCCACCATGGTGCTGGCTGGAATCGGAATAATACCTCTTTGTGCACTTACCCTTTACCTTGTGCGATCATACATATTTCGTCGCACCGTTAAAATTGAGGAAGATTTCGATGTATGCATTGGTGACCAACAGCCTATTAGTCCTGTAAAGAAACTTGATTCGAAGTTTCAAAACAAAGGCGAAAAGGAAAACTATGAAATCGACCATCACCGATCCGATCTTCCGAAAGCAATTAACAAAGTTACCTCTCGGAAAACAAATGAGGACATGCGATATGATGAACAATGCTCAGTGACTAGTGAGCAAGAATTTGATCGTAGCAATATTCGCCTGAAGAGTCTACTAGGTGAGGGTAACTTTGGTCAAGTGTGGAAAGCTGAGGCAGATAATCTTAGCGGCCATTTTGGAGCTACACGTATTGTTGCCGTTAAAACGATCCGGAAATTCAGTCCTCAATCCAGTTTGAAAGAAGAAGCAGACATTATGCGAAAACTGGGTTCACATCAAAACGTTGTGACTCTGCTTGGCGTCTGCTTAGAAATTG agcCACACATGCTAATTATGGAGTATGCAATGCGTGGACGATTGTTGTCATTACTGCGCGCTGCGCGTAGTGCTGTAAATATTTTACCAGCCTCAGTGCCTGGTGGTCGCAGTTCCACACCTCTGTCGCCACGGACGCTAGGTGGATTTGCATTAGACATTGCTTGTGGAATGGAGTACATTGCTGAAAAGAGG ATTGTACATCGTGATCTTGCCGCACGCAACGTCCTTCTGGATCATAATggtgtttgtaaaatttgtgattttggaaTGTCAATTGATTTAGAAGGTGAATGTAAGCAGCAAGAGGTTGACCTAAAGAGTgctaacaaaataataagtAGCAATACGAAGAGGAAATTAGATTTCGGCAGCCGTTTCATAATAAACCATTGGAACAATAACTTCAATACAAACCAAATCCCAACAAAAGatgctattgaaaaaagaaccCATTCTCATGATCACAGTCATGGACATGCTCATGATTCGATTAATCGTAGGCCTGCATTACCAATACGATGGATGGCACCAGAAGCGTTACaatatcatatttttacgcatgaGACTGATGTATGGGCTTTTGGCATAGTATTGTGGGAAATATCTACATTGG GATCTACACCATATGCCAATCTAACAGGACGCGAAGTTATCCGACGAGTTCCAAATGGTCTTAGGCCAGAGCTGCCAAAGGAATCGCGTTtagaattttacaatttaatgaCTCGATGTTGGCATAAGGATTCCCATTTACGACCTTCGTTTTCATATGCGAGACAGGAAATATCTCGTTCCCTCCACAAATGGGATGAGGATGACTCGGCAGAATCGGACTATATGGATGTTAGCGGATTTAGTGAAGATCTGGAACATGGCATGGTTTATTTCAATCAACGAATATCCGAGTTTGAATGCGAAATATGA
- the LOC105232785 gene encoding uncharacterized protein LOC105232785 isoform X2: MMYNQKWARTIELIVVVLLFTVFSSSNGKNLVIPQLGKSDIFNSEYERVQQKSMPMEFDVSEAERGKKINQRLQPRSVKYKYFALESGTDVSISSTIVPLQNSTELDTDEKTSGDTLSMVEALSETSSITPTTHRPVRLSVSSNISSQERERRLMMVLAARRNALPRVSVRTRLGTTGRSSLLETTSKAPSDVRSDCLKNCTKNFTRRTTASCMRKCSNLTRTMNGTVIIHESSLTGSATLTSDRDNNEILFTDESSHGLFIVAKGQNDTSNHIQDVMKNVKVRPKNKDLSSVTITSSSIEEDDIQPYLYFGEKLPPIKPDTLTITSVSEGLPRLLEISANKLGPTTPTSRVSSSTLTAVERSRSRYKYRDRGYNYSRRSPPHASAITSVETKSGLSFNNESIASFINENKEQNMDQRVVLQLTKLPSVTSTVVSSTPLLITVSDESNETSGPIQTTTEFTKNFVSDSPIILYPTTLRVHSTNATMKTFVRNTTVPNDSIIKITSSAFRKLSPVSPTVRPRTVDEEGIRNPDFLNQKVTQEINSHETVKPTTNNTNSRAIVKEDIEKLRALGPSLTQEIKNDENIVIFLNQSSRDRSNGEIEIIDKPGAILHPTLKSRHSYENPITETPSVPLESSSPNSNEDIEPSLVGVIETAPMKKQTQLEQTNINRGDIKYTFVANDREVSLDMRRVNIATMVLAGIGIIPLCALTLYLVRSYIFRRTVKIEEDFDVCIGDQQPISPVKKLDSKFQNKGEKENYEIDHHRSDLPKAINKVTSRKTNEDMRYDEQCSVTSEQEFDRSNIRLKSLLGEGNFGQVWKAEADNLSGHFGATRIVAVKTIRKFSPQSSLKEEADIMRKLGSHQNVVTLLGVCLEIEPHMLIMEYAMRGRLLSLLRAARSAVNILPASVPGGRSSTPLSPRTLGGFALDIACGMEYIAEKRIVHRDLAARNVLLDHNGVCKICDFGMSIDLEGECKQQEVDLKSANKIISSNTKRKLDFGSRFIINHWNNNFNTNQIPTKDAIEKRTHSHDHSHGHAHDSINRRPALPIRWMAPEALQYHIFTHETDVWAFGIVLWEISTLGKRFIEKDLHHMPI; encoded by the exons ATGATGTACAATCAAAAATGGGCACGTACAATTGAGCTGATAGTAGTAGTGCTTTTATTCACAGTTTTTAGCAGTAGCAATGGCAAAAACTTAGTTATCCCTCAGCTAGGTAAAAGCGATATATTTAATAGTGAATATGAACGCGTGCAACAAAAATCAATGCCAATGGAATTTGATGTTTCTGAAGCTGAACgcggtaaaaaaattaatcagcGGTTGCAACCCCGCagtgttaaatataaatattttgccttGGAAAGCGGGACAGATGTATCGATATCGTCAACAATAGTACCACTTCAAAATTCTACCGAACTGGATACCGACGAGAAAACTTCAGGAGATACGCTAAGTATGGTTGAAG CTCTCTCGGAAACGTCGAGTATCACTCCAACAACGCATCGACCAGTACGACTTTCTGTTTCGTCAAATATATCCTCACAGGAGAGGGAGCGGAGACTGATGATGGTTCTGGCTGCCCGTCGTAATGCATTACCTCGTGTGAGTGTCCGAACACGCCTTGGCACCACCGGACGATCCTCACTCTTAGAGACAACATCTAAAGCACCAAGTGATGTACGATCAGATTGTTTAAAAAACTGTACAAAGAACTTTACGCGTCGTACGACTGCTAGTTGTATGCGAAAGTGCTCTAATTTAACACGTACAATGAATGGTACGGTTATCATTCACGAATCATCTCTAACCGGTTCAGCTACGCTGACCTCCGATCGAGACAACAACGAGATACTCTTTACGGACGAATCTTCCCATGGACTATTTATTGTTGCAAAGGGACAAAATGATACATCAAATCATATACAAGATGTTATGAAAAATGTGAAAGTGCGGCCTAAAAATAAGGATTTATCATCAGTAACCATTACTTCCAGTTCCATTGAGGAAGATGATATCCAACCGTACTTGTACTTCGGTGAAAAACTTCCACCTATTAAGCCCGATACATTGACTATTACTTCCGTTAGCGAGGGACTTCCCAGGCTATTGGAGATTTCTGCAAATAAATTAGGTCCTACTACTCCTACCTCACGCGTCTCTTCATCAACTTTAACCGCTGTTGAGCGCAGCCGATCAAGATATAAATATAGAGATCGAGGATACAACTATTCTAGACGTTCGCCTCCGCATGCGAGTGCAATAACTTCCGTGGAAACTAAGAGTGGACTTTCTTTTAACAACGAAAGTATAGCATCTTTCatcaatgaaaataaagaaCAGAATATGGACCAAAGAGTTGTTTTACAATTAACAAAACTACCATCTGTTACATCTACAGTTGTTTCTTCTACACCATTATTAATAACGGTTTCCGACGAGAGTAATGAAACTTCTGGGCCTATTCAGACCACCACAGAATTCACTAAAAACTTTGTGTCTGATTCACCCATTATTTTGTACCCTACAACGCTTCGCGTTCATTCAACCAACGCTACAATGAAAACATTTGTCAGAAATACAACTGTACCAAATGACTCAATCATAAAAATCACCTCTTCTGCGTTCAGAAAATTATCACCAGTTTCACCTACTGTTCGACCAAGAACAGTTGATGAAGAGGGGATTAGAAACCCTGATTTTCTGAACCAAAAAGTAACACAAGAAATTAATAGTCACGAAACTGTAAAACCAActacaaataatacaaattcaAGGGCCATTGTTAAAGAGGACATTGAGAAACTTCGAGCTCTAGGCCCAAGTCTCactcaagaaataaaaaatgatgaaaacatAGTTATATTTCTTAACCAGTCTTCTCGAGATCGATCAAATGGGGAAATAGAAATCATCGACAAACCAGGTGCAATATTACACCCGACTTTGAAATCGAGACACTCCTATGAGAATCCAATCACTGAAACACCATCTGTGCCGTTAGAGTCATCTTCTCCCAATTCAAATGAAGATATTGAACCCTCTCTTGTAGGTGTTATAGAAACAGCCCCAATGAAAAAACAGACTCAGCTTGAGCAAACGAATATAAATAGAGGAGATATTAAGTATACTTTCGTCGCCAATGATAGAGAAGTATCTTTAGATATGCGGCGCGTTAATATTGCCACCATGGTGCTGGCTGGAATCGGAATAATACCTCTTTGTGCACTTACCCTTTACCTTGTGCGATCATACATATTTCGTCGCACCGTTAAAATTGAGGAAGATTTCGATGTATGCATTGGTGACCAACAGCCTATTAGTCCTGTAAAGAAACTTGATTCGAAGTTTCAAAACAAAGGCGAAAAGGAAAACTATGAAATCGACCATCACCGATCCGATCTTCCGAAAGCAATTAACAAAGTTACCTCTCGGAAAACAAATGAGGACATGCGATATGATGAACAATGCTCAGTGACTAGTGAGCAAGAATTTGATCGTAGCAATATTCGCCTGAAGAGTCTACTAGGTGAGGGTAACTTTGGTCAAGTGTGGAAAGCTGAGGCAGATAATCTTAGCGGCCATTTTGGAGCTACACGTATTGTTGCCGTTAAAACGATCCGGAAATTCAGTCCTCAATCCAGTTTGAAAGAAGAAGCAGACATTATGCGAAAACTGGGTTCACATCAAAACGTTGTGACTCTGCTTGGCGTCTGCTTAGAAATTG agcCACACATGCTAATTATGGAGTATGCAATGCGTGGACGATTGTTGTCATTACTGCGCGCTGCGCGTAGTGCTGTAAATATTTTACCAGCCTCAGTGCCTGGTGGTCGCAGTTCCACACCTCTGTCGCCACGGACGCTAGGTGGATTTGCATTAGACATTGCTTGTGGAATGGAGTACATTGCTGAAAAGAGG ATTGTACATCGTGATCTTGCCGCACGCAACGTCCTTCTGGATCATAATggtgtttgtaaaatttgtgattttggaaTGTCAATTGATTTAGAAGGTGAATGTAAGCAGCAAGAGGTTGACCTAAAGAGTgctaacaaaataataagtAGCAATACGAAGAGGAAATTAGATTTCGGCAGCCGTTTCATAATAAACCATTGGAACAATAACTTCAATACAAACCAAATCCCAACAAAAGatgctattgaaaaaagaaccCATTCTCATGATCACAGTCATGGACATGCTCATGATTCGATTAATCGTAGGCCTGCATTACCAATACGATGGATGGCACCAGAAGCGTTACaatatcatatttttacgcatgaGACTGATGTATGGGCTTTTGGCATAGTATTGTGGGAAATATCTACATTGGGTAAGAGATTCATAGAAAAG GATCTACACCATATGCCAATCTAA